The DNA segment aatttataattttagttgAATTTTAGTCTACACGTTGTCAAATGTCCACCGTTGCGCCAACAAAAATTGGTGTCACGTTATCATTTTCTAGCTCCATGTCAGCACTCCGATGAAAGAAGATCggattaaacaaaaatttataaattaatgcACTAAGACCGTATATTAACTGACATGAGTTATGTTTATCGCGATCTGAATCAATATTTTGGATGACGAAAACAAGAAGTTCATAAAGGACCAAAGATATGGTATAGTTTGATAGaggtaaaaaataaaacaaaagtgtGATTCCAAAAATGTAATGATATATGTGGCCCAATATTTTGCTCCTTCAAAGGCACTTATGAGGTCTCAGTTTTTTGTCTCCCATCATTGAATGTGTTGGATCAAAATTTGCATGTACTTTTGGACCTATCTTTTTCCTCAGCTCTTGCTCCAACTTTCTCTAACCTCAAAAGCATAGACATCTCATGTGAATTAATTCTGttcaattttcatttttatGGATGTGTCAAAGCTTACTTTCCAATTTCATCTTGGTTCTTTTACATTTCAAGGCATGCCTTAACTCATAAATACCGGTGTTCGTACTCATCGTACACTGGTGTAATTTattgaacaatatttttttaacaatataGTACTTAGTTGTACAGTTAAACCTCGTTCGAATTTTCTAAGTATGAAGTTCTTGACTTAACAATCAGCATATGAATTATATTATAGCTCTCAAGGAGATTTACTAGATTGTGGAGTAGCTAGGTGAGAGCTCAACCAATGATCAAGAGTTTGATTTCTCCGTCAATACATTCTTAGACGAGTCTGTTGCACATAACGTGTTCAACATGTGGTTACCTGGTTAACACAATTTGCAGACTATTGCGTTAGTTCAGAAATTTATCCAATGTGCATCGAAAGATTATGACCATGAGtccaaacgaaccgaatcggaCCAAATAACAGTAAAAAAATTAaggctcgagttcggctcgaattaggtatattcgagttcgaggcTGATTCGaagttcaaaaattttaaatattttggctcaatatcggttcgaaatattcgaacctattcgtgaactgtTGAAACTATTGCTAGGATATTAAGGTTCGAAAACCTCGTTTAGAGGCTCGAAATGTCCGAaaggtatatatatttattatatcattaaattatattaataaaatattaaaactcgCGAATTATTCGTGaattattgaataaaataattttggttCGAGCTCGGtttgaaaaaaagttcgaacatgttcgggTTGGGTCGAATTCAATAActtcgaatacgaatcaaaatTTATCGAGCCGGCTAAAAAAACTCGTGAACCGGCTCGATTCATTATCATCCCCTAATTGCGATGGCTGATTTTCacatcataaatatatatatttgaaaattgaaTTTAATCAGGGGTCTGACTAAAAAACGTAAAtttggtattttttttaattatgagtAGTTGGGCTAGAAATTTGGGCCTTGGCATTTGTTGTAATCCAACAATATTTTTTACAGGCACAAGCCCAATTCATGTGGATTGGGAAGTGGCCTAAAATTGGAACGAATAATAAcgggaaaaataaaataaaataaaataattgtcgATTGATAACACAAATCGAAGAACGAGGGGGAATGGATGCCAAATCCTGCTGCAATGGCAATCAGCAACTCCATTAAACCCATCACGCTCAATCCTCCGTTCCCCTTTTTCGCACACAAATCCAACTCTTTGACAACTCCCTCGAATTTCAATCCACAACCGGCTTTTTTGTCCTACAAACCACTGAATCAATGGCGTCCAATCAAATCTTGCATGGCGGACCAAGAAATCGACATGGTGAAGACGAAGGAAGGAGTTTACGCAGCAAAGGCCAAGAAAGTTGTTGTCTTGTGGGATTTGGACAACAAGCCCCCTCGTGGGCCGCCGTTCGAGGCGGCTATGGCTCTCAAAGGGGTAGCCCAGAAATTTGGTGAAGTTATCGATATTTCAGCTTATGCGAATCGTCACGCTTTTATTCATCTCCCTCAGTGGGTAGTCGAAGAACGCCGTGACCGTCGCCGTACGGATGTTATAGAACGAAAAGGGATATCCACCCCCTCCGAGCCGTATATCTGCTCGGTTTGTGGGCGGAAGTATACGACCAATATGGATTTGAGGAAGCATTTCCGGCAATTGCACGAGAGGGAGAGGCAGAAGAAGTTGACCAGGATGAGGAGTTTGAAGGGGAAGAAACGTCAGCGTTACAAGGAGAGATTTATAGATGGGAATGAGAAGTACAATGCGGCGGCCCGCAGTTTGTTGACCCCCAAAATCGGTTATGGGTTAGCCCAAGAGCTGAAGAGAGCTGGGGTATTTGTTAAGACTGTCGAGGATAAGCCACAGGCAGCGGATTGGGCTTTAAAGAGGCAAATGCTGCATTCTATGAGCAGAGGAGTTGATTGGATTGTGCTGGTGTCGGATGATTCTGATTTTTCAGAGATGTTGAGGAAAGCTAAGGAAGCCAGGTTGGGGACTGTGGTCGTCGGGGATCAGGATAGAGCATTGGGTACGTATGCTGATGTTTGGGTGCCATGGATTAGGGTGGAGAATAGGGAGATTAAGGAGagtgattttgaattgaagaGCAGAGGATGGAAGGACTTAGATGAAAGAAATGAAAGTTTTTCGTTTAGTGAGTTTGACGGGGAAGCTCATGGTGTTGAAAGGAGTTTGGATGAGCTAGTCCAGAGTATGGAGTTTGATGGCTTCAGAATTTCTGCCTTTTCTGAAGGGGAGGAAGATTACGAGGATGAGGAGGGCGATTACTTTTTGGATAGCGAAGATGAATTAGGAGATGATGCATATTTTTGATATAGATAGGAATAGAAGAAATTGCTCATGAGAATTCGCGATAACTTTTTGAATCTTTAATAATTGTAAAGTATGTTTGATTTTGAAGTGTGCTTATGTTGCAGTTAAGGCAACGAGCAGCAAAGCAGTGGTGAGGATTTACATTCCCTCATGTATATTTTTTGGCATATTGGTGTTCAACGGTAGTGGTGTTTGAGTTGTGATCGAATGAAGTAGGATGATTTTCATGGGTGGTATTGAGCTATGATTTAGCTGGTGTTTGGGagaacaaaatttcaaaattttgttaaggaaaTGCCGAGAAGTGCTTAGAAGCCCTCTCAAACACTAACTTATTGAAGTTTCCTACTTTTTACTGCTAATTGAATGAGACTGTCAAAATCTTTTCTTCAAGGGCAGCACCTGTTTCATATTCAATGCCCTCTTATTCGACATTGTTTTTCGGTACTTCGGAATCTTGATATACAAAAAATCCTCTCAATGCTGCGGTGCTTTTTCATCTTTGTAttcttttaattgttaattgtgtTTTTAATTTATAGATCAAGTTTGACGCTTAGATATCTTGATCTATGTATATCATGTAGGAGcataggttttttttttcctctcaTTTCTTTCTTGTACTATCTATCTTTTTAgcttatttttttctttcttgagGCATAAATCATGATGCTTCTCTCTGTTTCCTGAATTGCTTAGCACGTACAGCAAGCTGGTCTGAAGTTCCATATAAAGAGAATATATGATATTAAGTGGCTAACAGTAAAATCAAATCAGTCTGATATAATGTATCTATAACTGGAACTGTGGAAGAAATTACTTAATGAACATAAAGATGCCTGGAATAATATAATTTGGGGATGTTCTCGACTAATAGCTATTCATATCGTCTCAGATTTTAATTGTCTTTTACTTCCATCACTTTTCATTTACATTGTAAGTAGTAGTTGATTTGATTAGGCTTTTTATGAGTTTCTCAGAATAGTTTGATTCAAGCCGAATGTTTACAAATACTACTTATCAGAACATTTAATGGCGTAAAGTTGATTGAATTAGTGTCAAATAAGACAGAAGGAAAGGATCACCTTCCTTGTTACTAACCATTCTTTCTCCCACAGCGCAAGTGATATAGTGGTAAAAAAATCATGTATGCTGGTTCTTCTTTGCGGTTGAATGTGATAAAAAGTTGGAAATCATATGATTAGAAAATATCAGGATACCGGGTGTTAATATAGCTTGTCTTTAAGGTCCAAACAAAGAGTAAACAAATTACGATACTAGGAAATATACAAGTTTAACTGCAAAGTGATCTGTTGTCATGctgataaatatcaatcagtggAACAATAGACTTTCTGGTTTTTCTATCTCTTGCTTGCCTTGATGAAAGGAatattaattcttatttctaGTGTTGGTGCTGTAATTAAATTGAAACAACTCTGCATGCTAGTCTGTAATAAGTTTATTCAGCGAGTCATTTTATGTTTTCCTACTCTAAATTTTTTCACTTTCTTTTGCAATTGATGTTTCTTCATGACTTACAATTTACAGTACATACAACTTTTTATGGGATATTTATTTGCAAGTATATATTTTAGATGACATCCACTATGACACTTCTAAGTTTGTAGAAGGATTGTGATCATTATAAATTCCACACTGAAAGAGTTGTGTCTTTCCTGGCCTTTCTAATTTCTGCATATTTGCTTATTCATTTGTTATGGACTTCAAGGAAGCTCGTTTGTTCCACAAGAATGAGGTCGTCTTTTGTGTCTTCAAAGGAGAAAATAATATGTCTACCTTTTTTCTGCAAGTTCTTGATTTAATTGAATGGTGTTAGAATGGCAGGCACACGAAAGTGAAGTGTTGCTTTAGTTCACCATGCTGTAAGATTTAAATGATACCATTATGATCAGCGCATATATGATTGGAGACTGCcagaaaaaaaattcagattaaaattttccaatttCTCTAGTTCTTGGAAATTGTAGATCAAGTTTTCTAAATCCTAATGGATGCAAGTTAATCCAATTCGTGTACTATGAACATTGATGAGGCTTTTAAGATTAGTGATTCAATGGTCTAAAAAGTAAATCTCATTGAACTTTGTTCACTCTATTGATATGGAGAATGTAACCTAGAACTGATGCCTTGTATAACTCCTGGTGAATATAGTACACCATTATATAAACTTTATCTGCAGATAGATATTTGATATGTTCAGTACCGTTCTCCCaaaaaatatcaatatttttttattcctTGTTCAGGGAAGAATTTTATTTGTGTCTTAATGCTAACATAGTTATtgaaaactcaatcaatcattATCATGAGATTTGAGGAACTAGGACACACAAACACACAAAGGACTAAAGCAGGATGCCCGGCACACAGGTTTATTCAGTGAGAGATCCAGAGGCCTTTGTACACCTATTCTCGAGTTTCATCAACGCCCAGCTCTTGCACCTATATGCAATCCTGGGAACCATTTTCAATAAAACATGTGACTTGGCCATTAAGCACGTGCGCATCTAAGGCTTTAAGTACCTTTAGATGCAATTAATTTAGTAATGGTAAATTGAAGGGGAAATGCAAGGTAATGATCTCAATAGTTTGTAGTGTACATATTGGATTACATTAACGTGATGTTCTTCAAGAATTTAGGTATTGTATATTTCTACTAGTACATGGTTCTTCAATAAGAGGCATGCTTCGCCTAAGGCCTTGCACATTGGCTTATGATATGCATATTCGAAGCCCTTTTAGTGCAAACTATTGCTAAATCACTTGTGAGGTGCTTCATTTgcatctttgattgaacaccaCTCTATTGAAACATGCCTTTGCTTGTGAGGTTTTAGGTTTTATTTGCCTAGAGTTGGGATGCAAAGTTTGTTTTTGAAACTGTCAAGTGATCAGAAATGGTGACTCCTGGGACTCTTAACTCTTCCACTAAGAATAAGAGTATGACTGAATCTGGACAATCGGGGAAAAAGTTTACTTCGAGAGGTTCTCTTCAGAAAACATACTTTTCAATGgcttttgaatttttggaatatCGGCTATGCTATTGTTTCTATTGCGGAATCAACCGTTATTGTTAGTTATAATAATTCAAAGTTGAAAGTAAGCAACGTCTGGGATCATTGTAAAGACTTCCGACTGTTAGAATATCCGGTAAGTTTGAAAATATCAAGAACTACCTCCCTTACAGTGCTATCAACCATTATTGTTACTCGTGACAATTCAAAGTTGAAGGTAAGCAACATCTCGGATCGTTGTAAAGACCTCTGACTGTTAGAATATCCGGTAAGTTTGAAACTGTTAAGAACTCCCTTCCTACAGTGCAATACAAGATGCATCACATTTTGTACTATTCAGCTGAAGATATAAAACGACCTCTTGTCTTGTAATTTACCAAAATGGAAcacaccttttttttttaacccCAGTGAAGCTAGAAGTAATATCGCTTTTCTGGCGATCGGGTCTGCATCGTTTTGGAATGTCTGGATAAGAATAAGAAGTATCAATTGTCTCTTTTTCTCTTGATTCAAAAAAGAACATGAATGCTTTTGCTATTAACTCTTACTAGTTGTTCATTTTAAATTCAGAGTGAATGTCCACTAACATTTTGGTTTGTGGTAGTTGATGTTTTAAATTCACTTATTTGGAAAGCTGTTGCTATATGACAGCGAAAGTTGAGCAACAAGAAGACCTCAAACAGCCCAAAGATGAGCATGGCTGAGATAGGAATTTTCATAAAGACTAGTGGCTACGTAAAAGACCAAGACCCGAGTTTCAATTCAACATGTCACATAAAAGATTAGGTTACCGCCGTGAATATAAAATTCATGCTACGGGATTTACATAGCTAACCCCAACTAATTTGATACCAAGGGTAACGGGACGGTGACAAAATTATCTCTCACATATTAACAATCTGTTGGTCTTTGCAGGTGTAGCTTGTGATTTCTCCTGTGATTATGATGATTTAATGACCACTTTGCTGTATCTGGATTGCTTGTAGGGCTGAGATTAAAAGAGGGAGTAAGTGTTATTATCAACAATAACTTGTTTTTAATTCAATGTCTGTGGTTAGTGTATTGTTCTGTTTCCATGACAGCATGATGGCTTTATAGAGTTTAAAGGGCAAGTAGCATCTTCAATTGCAGCTTTTTGGCTGTATTTTTGTATATTCTGCTAAATGTctattcccccccccccccccccccccccccccccccccccccccccccccccccccctcgaGAAATGGTTACCATTACTGTTAAATTTGCCATACTGCGTGATTTAGGGATGGAACCAAGATTCTCAAAGGTGTGGAATGTTTCATTTTTAATGAGTGAATGTTATTACTAATAAAAGTACAAGTGTTATTGTTTTTCACATTTTGAAATACATTCCACATGAAACTTAAGCCATCTTCTCGACTCAAGTTTCTTTGCAAGTGTTTTCGCTAGAAGGGGTTCTGCCCCGTCGCCTAATCGATCTCACTTGTGCCATGTTGCTTAGGTaatgtttgggagagcttctaggaagcacttctcagttttttgttaacaaaatttcacaaaatttcaaatttttgttaacgaaaagctgagaagtgcttctaAGAAGCTctatcaaacactaccttagtcaTGTTACACCGGGCAAAGCACTTCTCGGATGGTATGGACGTAGTTGTATGTTTTTGAATATCACCAACATCATAAAACACCCCCACATATCCAAACGTTTAGGGAGACCAAACCCTGCCTTCACCATGTGCACATAATTTGCAATTTGATTGGGGAATTTAACCTTTTGTGATAGATATAGGATTTGAATGCTCTGCCTCCTTGCATTATTGGGTATAACCTTGATTCTCATGTTTCCACTTTGGATACTCTCCACAAAATCTACGGTACAAATATCGGTGGGGAGCTAGCTATCTTTCCATCAGTTTTTGGTGTCCTCTCTAATGTGTTTTTCACTTGCTCCCTTTTCATCCACATCTGTGTAGGCATCTACCCTCTTTTGTATTTTCTCCTCAAGTGAAGAAAAAGATTATAATTAATCCATCTAGgaaaaattgcattttggtcacatatatattttttaaattttggtttttcaTTTATTACATTTCAGTCTTAatcatatatcttttaattatcGATGGTTTTGTCGTTTTTTCATCATATCGGCGTTATGttggaaaaaatgactaaatttgCAAACTAAAAACAAATATAGCATATTAAAACTGAAAATTTGACATCATCAATAACGAAAATCGCGAAAATCGCGAATAGACAAATataaaatacctaaaatatgattttttttttctttttttattagatatttgaATATGTGCACTACTCATATTATTATACCTTTCTAGAAAAGTCACAAATTAAATTTGGCTGCATATTTTGACACATACTAAATGCGCAACTTGAATTATTTGTGCGTCACAAGGGGCAATACATAGTATTAAGTTGCACAAGTGGCACCAAGTAATTTAAAGGCATTGAAACAAGATACAATTTTGTTGACCCCACGAGGGTGAATCCTCATGGGAATATTAGCTTGTACTTGTTCCTTGGTATACCAAAAACAGTGCTAAGTACTCTGCCGACACAATTAAAAGGCAAGGGCATTTTAGGAAGAAGACAAGAATTTGGGCTCCAAAAACATCACATACGACAAATTTGGTTGGAGGTTTTCAGTGGATCGACTAACTGAAAGTATCTTATTTTAGGACTTAATTTTTtagattgttttttttttgtttttgtttttttcttaaaaaaaaaacaattgtgGTGTGACTATTCcatgtaaaattatttttttcccaCTATTTTTTCTCATGTTAGGATAAATGATTTCAGCTAGAATATTTGCTCACGTAATGGTTCGTTTAGTGGGAAAATGTTCAAAGTTGAGAATTCAACCACACACAGTCAAATTAAACTATTCcgtgtaaaaatattttcttgtgaGTTTGAATATCAAAGTACACAAATCTTAGAAGCATATGCTTCTAGGATAAATGATTTCAGCAATAATATTTGAATGCATAATGGTTCGTTTAGGGGACGAAAAATCATATGGTCTGAAGTTGATTTATATATATGAGCTCTATAGTAATTAAATCACACattgttaaattaaaatatgagtCTTACACTAGGATCAAAAAAACATAATACTCTTACACTAAGTATCCCGTTgatcaaaaaaatatatctagACATGAAGATATCATTGATTCTTGAACAAAATCACTATATATTAATTGCATTCACGCgaaaatcattttatttttaatatcatcATGTAACTTTGTCCACTTCCTTTATTATAGGACAAAGTGCCCCCAAACACGACCAATTTTAGCGGTAATTTATAATTCAGTGCTTAAATCtaaatttaaatcaataatcaattTTTGTCagaaaattttttgtttaaagTACTCTTTGGGCCTAAATGCTTTGTTTCAGATGAAATTCAgtacaaaacataaaaaatatgatacaagtacatgatatttgagtatcaattGTTTCAAATCTGAGactaatttatgatttttgagtactcaaatatataagtaaatacTGATAAAATGACACATTTGTTTTCTTTAGATGATAATTggtacaaaatattaaaaatacggTATTAATATATGAGATtttgagtatcaa comes from the Henckelia pumila isolate YLH828 chromosome 1, ASM3356847v2, whole genome shotgun sequence genome and includes:
- the LOC140881136 gene encoding uncharacterized protein produces the protein MPNPAAMAISNSIKPITLNPPFPFFAHKSNSLTTPSNFNPQPAFLSYKPLNQWRPIKSCMADQEIDMVKTKEGVYAAKAKKVVVLWDLDNKPPRGPPFEAAMALKGVAQKFGEVIDISAYANRHAFIHLPQWVVEERRDRRRTDVIERKGISTPSEPYICSVCGRKYTTNMDLRKHFRQLHERERQKKLTRMRSLKGKKRQRYKERFIDGNEKYNAAARSLLTPKIGYGLAQELKRAGVFVKTVEDKPQAADWALKRQMLHSMSRGVDWIVLVSDDSDFSEMLRKAKEARLGTVVVGDQDRALGTYADVWVPWIRVENREIKESDFELKSRGWKDLDERNESFSFSEFDGEAHGVERSLDELVQSMEFDGFRISAFSEGEEDYEDEEGDYFLDSEDELGDDAYF